A genomic segment from Lasioglossum baleicum chromosome 5, iyLasBale1, whole genome shotgun sequence encodes:
- the LOC143208962 gene encoding sodium-coupled monocarboxylate transporter 1, with the protein MTENETSSQMIGHQLKQLTFGWTDYTLFTGLLGISVLIGIYFGCFGKKQNNTTEYLLGGKTMTWFPVSMSLIASHISAVSLLAIPVEVYQYGTQYAACVFTSVISCSLISLIYMPVFYQLQLTSTFEYLEMRFARPVRTFASFLYTLSLVIYVPLIIYVPALAFSQATAINLHLVTPVICIVCIFYTTIGGLKAVVWADTIQMTVTLGSLFAVLILGIISIGGVAETWRVAEEGHRIVFWNMNPSLFTRNSLWGMSVGMTMTWLAGLGISQVSMQRFLAVPNIREVHKAVGFLAICMTAIKWVSVFTGLIMYARYHKCDPISSRVITRSDQLLPYYVMDVAAGIPGLPGLFLAGLVSAGLSTMSANLNTVAGTIYEDFIDPWLPESNNKEARAANIMKCTVVVVGLVCVAFVFVVDRLGDIFQVSLTLHGITAGAMLGIFTLGMMVPWATSKGAIVGGLLSMLFMVFIILGAQVNVANKRLYYTPLPTSTDQCLGDSFNQTSNYTLHASPIPNPEDQPFVLFTISFMYYTLIGFLIVMVVGTLVSFICGASDLKEVDRNHFPPIVQRFLPPKKYVEVPLHPMQTTLITNPEKEKMEKLNA; encoded by the exons ATGACGGAGAATGAGACGAGTTCGCAGATGATCGGCCACCAACTGAAGCAACTCACGTTCGGATGGACCGATTACACGCTTTTCACCGGTCTGTTGGGTATCAGCGTTCTGATAGGCATTTATTTCGGTTGTTTCGGTAAGAAACAGAACAACACCACCGAATACTTGCTCGGAGGGAAGACGATGACATGGTTCCCGGTTAGCATGAGTCTAATAGCAAG TCACATATCAGCGGTTTCTTTGCTGGCCATACCCGTCGAAGTCTATCAATATGGCACGCAATACGCTGCGTGCGTTTTCACGTCGGTGATATCGTGCAGCCTCATCTCCCTTATCTACATGCCGGTGTTCTACCAACTGCAGTTGACCAGCACGTTCGAATATTTGGAAATGAGATTCGCCAGGCCGGTTCGCACGTTCGCCTCGTTCCTTTACACCCTCTCGTTGGTCATCTACGTCCCTTTGATCATTTACGTGCCAGCCTTGGCGTTCTCCCAAGCGACAGCGATCAATCTGCACCTCGTCACGCCGGTCATCTGCATCGTGTGCATCTTTTACACGACGATC GGCGGTTTGAAAGCTGTTGTGTGGGCGGACACCATCCAAATGACCGTAACCCTAGGAAGTCTTTTCGCCGTGCTAATTTTAGGGATCATATCCATCGGAGGTGTGGCAGAAACATGGAGAGTGGCGGAGGAGGGGCACAGGATCGTTTTTTGGAA CATGAATCCAAGCCTGTTTACCAGAAACTCGTTGTGGGGTATGTCGGTAGGCATGACGATGACTTGGCTAGCGGGACTCGGTATCAGTCAAGTGTCCATGCAACGATTCTTGGCGGTGCCAAACATTAGGGAGGTTCACAA GGCAGTCGGATTTTTAGCGATATGCATGACGGCGATAAAGTGGGTTTCGGTGTTCACGGGCCTGATCATGTACGCCAGGTACCACAAGTGCGACCCTATAAGCAGTCGC GTAATCACGAGGAGCGACCAATTACTGCCGTATTATGTGATGGACGTAGCCGCGGGTATCCCAGGACTTCCGGGTCTTTTTCTGGCCGGCCTGGTCAGTGCTGGTCTTTCCACGATGAGCGCCAATTTGAACACAGTGGCTGGTACAATTTACGAGGATTTCATCGATCCCTGGCTTCCGGAAAGCAACAATAAAGAGGCCAGAGCGGCAAACATCATGAAG TGCACCGTGGTGGTCGTAGGATTGGTTTGCGTGGCGTTCGTGTTCGTCGTGGACCGTCTAGGGGACATTTTTCAAGTCTCCTTGACTCTGCACGGTATCACGGCCGGTGCGATGCTGGGCATCTTCACTCTGGGAATGATGGTTCCGTGGGCGACATCGAAGGGCGCGATAGTCGGTGGATTACTTTCCATGCTGTTCATGGTTTTTATCATCCTCGGGGCTCAGGTGAACGTGGCCAACAAACGACTGTACTACACGCCGCTTCCGACGTCGACCGACCAGTGTTTAGGCGACTCGTTCAATCAGACCAGCAACTATACTCTTCACGCTTCGCCAATTCCAAATCCGGAAGATCAACCTTTCGTTCTGTTCACGATATCGTTCATGTACTACACGCTAATCGGTTTCTTGATAGTGATGGTCGTCGGCACTTTGGTCAGCTTCATCTGCGGCGCTTCCGACTTGAAGGAGGTCGACAGAAATCATTTCCCTCCGATCGTTCAAAG ATTTCTGCCGCCGAAAAAGTACGTTGAAGTACCACTGCACCCGATGCAAACCACGCTGATAACGAATCCGGAGAAAGAGAAGATGGAGAAGCTGAACGCGTGA
- the LOC143208703 gene encoding mitochondrial inner membrane protease subunit 2 codes for MFNRDIPTITYLVRHLLRGVLFGIPIGITYLDRIGSIAKVDGVSMQPTLNPDSWGNDFVYLNHWAIHTQGIQRGEIVAVKSPKKPNETLIKRVVGLPGDVICTRGNCGDVLQIPEGHCWIEGDHTGYSLDSTTFGPISLGLVTAKATCIVWPPRRWQFLNRATLTHKFQLFVAKDHMHKI; via the exons ATGTTTAACCGTGACATACCAACCATAACATACCTAGTACGACACTTACTCCGCGGTGTTCTATTTGGTATCCCTATAGGAATTACCTACTTAGACAGGATTGGTTCCATAGCCAAGGTAGACGGAGTCTCCATGCAACCGACCCTAAATCCAGACTCGTGGGGCAATGATTTTGTCTATTTGAATCATTGGGCGATTCATACGCAAGGGATTCAACGTGGTGAAATAGTAGCCGTCAAGTCTCCCAAAAAACCAAACGAAACGTTAATTAAACGTGTCGTAGGATTGCCTGGAGATGTTATATGTACCCGTGGAAACTGCGGAGACGTGTTACAG ATACCAGAAGGTCATTGTTGGATAGAAGGAGATCACACTGGTTATTCTTTGGACTCTACCACTTTTGGACCAATTTCTCTCGGTCTAGTAACCGCTAAAGCCACCTGCATCGTGTGGCCACCTAGGCGCTGGCAATTTTTAAATCGTGCTACGCTAACGCACAAATTTCAGCTATTCGTAGCAAAAGATCACAtgcacaaaatttaa
- the LOC143208694 gene encoding KICSTOR complex protein ITFG2: MRAVSFVKRLQWDLPGTVCRHGLTIGDIDNDGDNELVVGTTEGELYIFKGSELWQKIPGLGLITCVAVGDIFNYGRNALVVICGDGWVHIFYSPRPVNLSTTNAASSQQPTKELSDQDNNKDQTDGVSETNELTGKMECVHVQRIPTNTKVVLIEDVDRDGANEMILGLTDRVVRSYRWSSNLELGRGKLVGLNKWECASQIGTVTLQHTADGTPTLLVAQPGGTFMRIKCNPKECYLEDEIHQTDDETAASCVDYQTLGISRMRNQNISTEIIGDLEYTSVENKTAPDESSFKENVASEIRHGESSTVQSTADSEETDKVTEKTDLTNVDEVDGNIMGGNVILGDYDEQPEKDSLLPTYKDFSPENNNNNSHNGNSSSSSSSIVESSKGKDDIRAKSNVEQGPPQGKPYALATLDGTIMLVKDEVILWSMQVDHLIFALCRLDVTGDGLDEIVACAWDGQTYILDQQRNSVRFQFEEPVRAFCTGNYNVSPGVSTPCLVYNTFNNKIFLYYDVTLPSMAIKPLDPLEELDPEERKTFEDLLGRCNGTERSQKMQQMTEWLLYGIS; this comes from the exons atgAGAGCTGTCAGTTTTGTGAAGCGGCTGCAATGGGATTTGCCTGGAACAGTGTGCAGACATGGATTAACAATAGGAGATATCGACAATGATGGCGACAACGAATTAGTTGTTGGCACCACCGAAGGGGAACTGTACATTTTCAAA GGATCGGAGCTTTGGCAGAAAATACCAGGGTTAGGCCTAATTACTTGCGTTGCGGTAGgagatatttttaattatggtCGAAACGCGCTGGTCGTGATATGCGGAGACGGCTGGGTGCATATTTTTTATAGTCCAAGGCCTGTAAATCTTAGTACGACCAATGCAGCATCTTCTCAACAACCAACCAAAGAGTTATCGGACCAAGACAATAACAAAG ATCAAACGGATGGAGTCAGTGAAACAAACGAGTTAACCGGGAAAATGGAATGCGTGCACGTACAAAGAATTCCAACAAACACGAAGGTGGTATTGATAGAAGATGTCGACAGAGACGGAGCCAATGAAATGATATTGGGTTTGACCGACCGTGTGGTTCGGTCCTATAGGTGGTCGAGCAATTTAGAACTAGGCAGAGGAAAATTAGTTGGGTTGAATAAATGGGAGTGCGCCAGTCAAATAGGGACAGTCACGTTACAG CATACTGCGGATGGAACACCGACCTTGTTAGTGGCCCAGCCTGGTGGTACTTTTATGCGAATCAAGTGTAATCCCAAGGAGTGTTACTTAGAAGACGAAATTCATCAAACTGACGACGAGACGGCGGCGAGTTGCGTAGATTACCAAACGTTGGGCATATCGCGAATGCGCAATCAAAATATTTCGACTGAGATTATAGGGGATTTGGAGTACACGTCGGTAGAGAATAAAACGGCACCCGACGAATCTTCGTTCAAAGAAAATGTAGCCAGTGAAATCCGTCACGGCGAGAGTTCGACCGTTCAGTCGACAGCGGACAGTGAGGAAACGGACAAAGTCACCGAGAAAACTGATTTGACGAATGTGGATGAAGTCGATGGCAATATTATGGGAGGAAACGTGATTCTTGGCGACTACGACGAGCAACCAGAGAAAGATTCATTGCTGCCAACGTATAAAGACTTCTCTCCTgaaaacaataacaataatagtCACAACGGCAATAGTagcagtagcagcagcagcatcgTTGAGAGTTCAAAAGGGAAGGACGATATCAGAGCTAAAAGCAACGTCGAACAAGGTCCACCGCAAGGAAAACCATATGCTCTCGCTACTTTGGACGGGACAATAATGTTGGTCAAGGACGAAGTTATTTTGTG GTCTATGCAAGTGGATCATTTAATATTCGCCCTGTGTCGATTAGATGTGACCGGGGACGGCTTGGACGAGATCGTGGCTTGTGCTTGGGATGGTCAGACTTATATTTTAGATCAGCAACGAAACAGCGTGCGTTTCCAATTCGAAGAGCCGGTCAGAGCGTTCTGTACCGGCAATTACAACGTTTCGCCCGGTGTTTCAACACCCTGTCTCGTGTACAATACTTTTAACAATAAG ATCTTCCTCTACTACGATGTTACGCTTCCGAGCATGGCGATCAAGCCTTTGGACCCACTGGAGGAACTCGATCCCGAAGAGAGGAAGACTTTCGAGGATCTCTTAGGACGTTGCAATGGCACGGAAAGATCCCAAAAGATGCAGCAGATGACCGAGTGGTTGTTATATGGGATATCTTGA